In a single window of the Callithrix jacchus isolate 240 chromosome 1, calJac240_pri, whole genome shotgun sequence genome:
- the MICALL1 gene encoding MICAL-like protein 1 isoform X2, whose product MAGPRGALLAWCRRQCEGYRGVEIRDLSSSFRDGLAFCAILHRHRPDLLDFDSLSKDNVFENNRLAFEVAEKELGIPALLDPNDMVSMSIPDCLSIMTYVSQYYHHFSSPGQAGVSPPRKGLAPCSPPSVAPTPAEPEDVAEGEKLSSGSLSEQGTGQTPSSMCAACHQHVHLVQRHLAEGRLYHRHCFRCRRCSSTLLPGAYKNGPEEGTFVCAEHCARLGPGVRSGTRPGSFPQPKQQHQQQLEEDAKDPPGGSPSSSAPAGAEADGPKTSPDSRPQIPTKPRVSGKPQELASPPAGRPTPAPRKASESTAPAPPTPRPRSSLQQENPVEQASSSSLMNGRLHEPPIPKPRGTPKPSEGTPAPRKDPPWITLVQAEPKKKPAPLPPSSSPGPPSQDSRQVENGGTEEVAQPSPAASLEPKPYNPFEDEENAEEEAPAAPDLATSPALAHPESTPKSLHPWYGITPTSSPKTKKRPAPRAPSASPLALHASRLSHSEPPSATPSPALSVESLSSESCSQTAGGELLEPPAVPKSSSEPAVHAPGTPGNPAGLSANSSLASSEELVQPRVEQMPQASPGLAPRTRGSPGPQLAKPCSAATPTPLLLVGESSPVPSPGSSSPQLQVKSSCKENPFNRKPSPAASPATKKATKGSKPVRPPAPGHGFPLIKRKVQADQYIPEEDIHGEMDTIERRLDALEHRGVLLEEKLRGGMNESREDDMLVDWFKLIHEKHLLVRRESELIYIFKQQNLEQRQADVEYELRCLLNKPEKDWTEEDRGREKVLMQELVTLIEQRNAIINCLDEDRQREEEEDKMLEAMIKKKEFQREAEPEGKKKGKFKTMKVLKLLGNKRDAKSKSPRDKS is encoded by the exons ATGGCGGGGCCGCGGGGCGCGCTGCTGGCCTGGTGCCGCCGCCAGTGCGAGGGCTACCGCGGCGTGGAGATTCGCGACCTGAGCAGCTCCTTCCGGGACGGCTTGGCCTTCTGCGCCATCCTGCACCGGCACCGGCCCGACCTGCT AGATTTTGATTCGCTTTCCAAGGACAATGTTTTCGAGAATAACCGTTTG GCCTTTGAAGTGGCTGAGAAGGAGCTGGGGATCCCTGCTCTCCTGGACCCCAATGACATGGTCTCCATGAGCATCCCTGACTGCCTCAGCATCATGACCTATGTGTCCCAGTATTACCACCACTTCTCCAGTCCTGGCCAAG CCGGTGTCTCACCACCCAGAAAGGGCCTGGCACCCTGTTCTCCACCGTCTGTAGCACCCACTCCAGCAGAACCAGAAGATgtggctgag GGCGAGAAGCTCTCCTCGGGCAGCCTGTCGGAGCAGGGCACCGGTCAGACCCCCAGCAGCATGTGCGCTGCCTGCCATCAGCATGTGCACCTGGTGCAGCGCCACCTGGCTGAGGGCAGGCTGTACCACCGCCACTGCTTCCG ATGTCGGCGGTGCTCCAGCACTCTGCTCCCTGGGGCTTACAAGAATGGGCCCGAGGAGGGCACCTTTGTATGTGCAGAACACTGTGCCAGGCTGGGCCCAGGGGTGCGGTCGGGGACCAGGCCTGGGTCCTTCCCACAGCCAAagcagcagcaccagcagcaACTCGAGGAAGATGCCAAGGATCCTCCAGGAGGCAGCCCCAGCTCCAGTGCACctgcaggggctgaggcagatggacccAAGACCAGCCCTGACTCCCGGCCCCAGATCCCTACCAAGCCCCGGGTTTCTGGCAAACCTCAGGAGCTGGCCAGCCCCCCTGCTGGCCGCCCCACACCCGCCCCCAGGAAGGCCTCTGAGAGCACAGCCCCAGCACCCCCCACGCCCCGGCCCCGCTCCAGTCTGCAGCAGGAGAACCCGGTGGAGcaggccagcagcagcagcctgaTGAATG GAAGACTGCACGAACCACCTATCCCCAAGCCAAGGGGGACACCGAAGCCATCCGAGGG GACACCAGCCCCCAGGAAGGACCCCCCTTGGATCACACTGGTGCAGGCAGAACCAAAGAAGAAACCAGCCCCACTTCCCCCAAGCAGCAGCCCTGGGCCACCAAGCCAGGACAGCAGGCAGGTGGAGAACGGAGGCACCGAGGAGGTGGCCCAGCCCAGCCCGGCGGCCAGCCTGGAGCCCAAACCCTATAACCCCTTTGAGGATGAGGAGAACGCAGAGGAAGAGGCTCCAGCTGCACCCGACCTGGCTACCAGCCCTGCCCTGGCCCACCCAGAGTCCACACCCAAGTCTCTACACCCCTGGTACGGCATCACACCTACCAGCAGCCCCAAGACAAAGAAGCGCCCTGCGCCCCGCGCTCCCAGTGCATCCCCACTGG CTCTCCACGCCTCCCGCCTTTCGCACTCGGAGCCACCCTCGGCCACACCATCGCCAGCGCTCAGCGTGGAGAGCCTGTCGTCTGAGAGCTGCAGCCAGACTGCGGGTGGGGAGCTGCTGGAGCCGCCGGCTGTGCCCAAGAGCTCCTCAGAGCCTGCTGTCCATGCCCCTGGCACCCCTGGAAACCCTGCTGGCCTCTCTGCCAactcctccctggcctcctctGAGGAGTTAGTGCAGCCCAGAGTGGAACAGATGCCTCAAGCCAGCCCGGGCCTTGCCCCCAGGACCAGGGGCAGCCCAGGGCCCCAGCTGGCCAAGCCTTGCAGTGCTGCCACCCCAACGCCTCTCTTGTTGGTTGGAGAAAGCAGCCCTGTGCCATCCCCTGGAAGCTCGTCCCCACAGCTGCAGGTAAAG TCCTCCTGCAAGGAGAACCCTTTTAACCGGAAGCCATCACCTGCAGCGTCCCCAGCCACAAAGAAGGCCACCAAGGGATCCAAGCCAGTGAGGCCACCTGCCCCAGGACACGGCTTTCCGCTCATCAAACGCAAG GTCCAGGCTGACCAGTACATTCCTGAGGAGGACATCCATGGAGAGATGGACACCATTGAGCGCCGGCTGGATGCCCTGGAGCACCGTGGGGTGCTGCTGGAGGAGAAGCTGCGTGGCGGCATGAATG AGAGCCGTGAGGACGACATGCTGGTGGACTGGTTCAAGCTTATCCACGAGAAGCACCTACTGGTGCGACGAGAGTCTGAGCTCATCTACAT CTTTAAGCAGCAGAACCTGGAGCAGCGCCAGGCTGACGTCGAGTATGAGCTCCGGTGCCTCCTCAATAAGCCAG AAAAGGACTGGACGGAAGAGGACCGGGGCCGGGAGAAGGTGCTGATGCAGGAGCTTGTGACCCTCATTGAGCAGCGCAATGCCATCATCAACTGCCTGGATGAGGACCGGCAGAG ggaggaagaggaagacaagATGTTGGAAGCCATGATCAAGAAGAAAG AGTTCCAGAGGGAGGCTGAACCCGAGGGCAAGAAGAAGGGGAAGTTCAAGACCATGAAGGTGCTGAAGCTGCTAGGAAACAAACGTGATGCCAAGAGCAAGTCCCCCAGAGACAAGAGCTAA
- the MICALL1 gene encoding MICAL-like protein 1 isoform X1 yields MAGPRGALLAWCRRQCEGYRGVEIRDLSSSFRDGLAFCAILHRHRPDLLDFDSLSKDNVFENNRLAFEVAEKELGIPALLDPNDMVSMSIPDCLSIMTYVSQYYHHFSSPGQAGVSPPRKGLAPCSPPSVAPTPAEPEDVAEGEKLSSGSLSEQGTGQTPSSMCAACHQHVHLVQRHLAEGRLYHRHCFRCRRCSSTLLPGAYKNGPEEGTFVCAEHCARLGPGVRSGTRPGSFPQPKQQHQQQLEEDAKDPPGGSPSSSAPAGAEADGPKTSPDSRPQIPTKPRVSGKPQELASPPAGRPTPAPRKASESTAPAPPTPRPRSSLQQENPVEQASSSSLMNGRLHEPPIPKPRGTPKPSEGTPAPRKDPPWITLVQAEPKKKPAPLPPSSSPGPPSQDSRQVENGGTEEVAQPSPAASLEPKPYNPFEDEENAEEEAPAAPDLATSPALAHPESTPKSLHPWYGITPTSSPKTKKRPAPRAPSASPLALHASRLSHSEPPSATPSPALSVESLSSESCSQTAGGELLEPPAVPKSSSEPAVHAPGTPGNPAGLSANSSLASSEELVQPRVEQMPQASPGLAPRTRGSPGPQLAKPCSAATPTPLLLVGESSPVPSPGSSSPQLQSSCKENPFNRKPSPAASPATKKATKGSKPVRPPAPGHGFPLIKRKVQADQYIPEEDIHGEMDTIERRLDALEHRGVLLEEKLRGGMNESREDDMLVDWFKLIHEKHLLVRRESELIYIFKQQNLEQRQADVEYELRCLLNKPEKDWTEEDRGREKVLMQELVTLIEQRNAIINCLDEDRQREEEEDKMLEAMIKKKEFQREAEPEGKKKGKFKTMKVLKLLGNKRDAKSKSPRDKS; encoded by the exons ATGGCGGGGCCGCGGGGCGCGCTGCTGGCCTGGTGCCGCCGCCAGTGCGAGGGCTACCGCGGCGTGGAGATTCGCGACCTGAGCAGCTCCTTCCGGGACGGCTTGGCCTTCTGCGCCATCCTGCACCGGCACCGGCCCGACCTGCT AGATTTTGATTCGCTTTCCAAGGACAATGTTTTCGAGAATAACCGTTTG GCCTTTGAAGTGGCTGAGAAGGAGCTGGGGATCCCTGCTCTCCTGGACCCCAATGACATGGTCTCCATGAGCATCCCTGACTGCCTCAGCATCATGACCTATGTGTCCCAGTATTACCACCACTTCTCCAGTCCTGGCCAAG CCGGTGTCTCACCACCCAGAAAGGGCCTGGCACCCTGTTCTCCACCGTCTGTAGCACCCACTCCAGCAGAACCAGAAGATgtggctgag GGCGAGAAGCTCTCCTCGGGCAGCCTGTCGGAGCAGGGCACCGGTCAGACCCCCAGCAGCATGTGCGCTGCCTGCCATCAGCATGTGCACCTGGTGCAGCGCCACCTGGCTGAGGGCAGGCTGTACCACCGCCACTGCTTCCG ATGTCGGCGGTGCTCCAGCACTCTGCTCCCTGGGGCTTACAAGAATGGGCCCGAGGAGGGCACCTTTGTATGTGCAGAACACTGTGCCAGGCTGGGCCCAGGGGTGCGGTCGGGGACCAGGCCTGGGTCCTTCCCACAGCCAAagcagcagcaccagcagcaACTCGAGGAAGATGCCAAGGATCCTCCAGGAGGCAGCCCCAGCTCCAGTGCACctgcaggggctgaggcagatggacccAAGACCAGCCCTGACTCCCGGCCCCAGATCCCTACCAAGCCCCGGGTTTCTGGCAAACCTCAGGAGCTGGCCAGCCCCCCTGCTGGCCGCCCCACACCCGCCCCCAGGAAGGCCTCTGAGAGCACAGCCCCAGCACCCCCCACGCCCCGGCCCCGCTCCAGTCTGCAGCAGGAGAACCCGGTGGAGcaggccagcagcagcagcctgaTGAATG GAAGACTGCACGAACCACCTATCCCCAAGCCAAGGGGGACACCGAAGCCATCCGAGGG GACACCAGCCCCCAGGAAGGACCCCCCTTGGATCACACTGGTGCAGGCAGAACCAAAGAAGAAACCAGCCCCACTTCCCCCAAGCAGCAGCCCTGGGCCACCAAGCCAGGACAGCAGGCAGGTGGAGAACGGAGGCACCGAGGAGGTGGCCCAGCCCAGCCCGGCGGCCAGCCTGGAGCCCAAACCCTATAACCCCTTTGAGGATGAGGAGAACGCAGAGGAAGAGGCTCCAGCTGCACCCGACCTGGCTACCAGCCCTGCCCTGGCCCACCCAGAGTCCACACCCAAGTCTCTACACCCCTGGTACGGCATCACACCTACCAGCAGCCCCAAGACAAAGAAGCGCCCTGCGCCCCGCGCTCCCAGTGCATCCCCACTGG CTCTCCACGCCTCCCGCCTTTCGCACTCGGAGCCACCCTCGGCCACACCATCGCCAGCGCTCAGCGTGGAGAGCCTGTCGTCTGAGAGCTGCAGCCAGACTGCGGGTGGGGAGCTGCTGGAGCCGCCGGCTGTGCCCAAGAGCTCCTCAGAGCCTGCTGTCCATGCCCCTGGCACCCCTGGAAACCCTGCTGGCCTCTCTGCCAactcctccctggcctcctctGAGGAGTTAGTGCAGCCCAGAGTGGAACAGATGCCTCAAGCCAGCCCGGGCCTTGCCCCCAGGACCAGGGGCAGCCCAGGGCCCCAGCTGGCCAAGCCTTGCAGTGCTGCCACCCCAACGCCTCTCTTGTTGGTTGGAGAAAGCAGCCCTGTGCCATCCCCTGGAAGCTCGTCCCCACAGCTGCAG TCCTCCTGCAAGGAGAACCCTTTTAACCGGAAGCCATCACCTGCAGCGTCCCCAGCCACAAAGAAGGCCACCAAGGGATCCAAGCCAGTGAGGCCACCTGCCCCAGGACACGGCTTTCCGCTCATCAAACGCAAG GTCCAGGCTGACCAGTACATTCCTGAGGAGGACATCCATGGAGAGATGGACACCATTGAGCGCCGGCTGGATGCCCTGGAGCACCGTGGGGTGCTGCTGGAGGAGAAGCTGCGTGGCGGCATGAATG AGAGCCGTGAGGACGACATGCTGGTGGACTGGTTCAAGCTTATCCACGAGAAGCACCTACTGGTGCGACGAGAGTCTGAGCTCATCTACAT CTTTAAGCAGCAGAACCTGGAGCAGCGCCAGGCTGACGTCGAGTATGAGCTCCGGTGCCTCCTCAATAAGCCAG AAAAGGACTGGACGGAAGAGGACCGGGGCCGGGAGAAGGTGCTGATGCAGGAGCTTGTGACCCTCATTGAGCAGCGCAATGCCATCATCAACTGCCTGGATGAGGACCGGCAGAG ggaggaagaggaagacaagATGTTGGAAGCCATGATCAAGAAGAAAG AGTTCCAGAGGGAGGCTGAACCCGAGGGCAAGAAGAAGGGGAAGTTCAAGACCATGAAGGTGCTGAAGCTGCTAGGAAACAAACGTGATGCCAAGAGCAAGTCCCCCAGAGACAAGAGCTAA
- the MICALL1 gene encoding MICAL-like protein 1 isoform X3, translating into MVSMSIPDCLSIMTYVSQYYHHFSSPGQAGVSPPRKGLAPCSPPSVAPTPAEPEDVAEGEKLSSGSLSEQGTGQTPSSMCAACHQHVHLVQRHLAEGRLYHRHCFRCRRCSSTLLPGAYKNGPEEGTFVCAEHCARLGPGVRSGTRPGSFPQPKQQHQQQLEEDAKDPPGGSPSSSAPAGAEADGPKTSPDSRPQIPTKPRVSGKPQELASPPAGRPTPAPRKASESTAPAPPTPRPRSSLQQENPVEQASSSSLMNGRLHEPPIPKPRGTPKPSEGTPAPRKDPPWITLVQAEPKKKPAPLPPSSSPGPPSQDSRQVENGGTEEVAQPSPAASLEPKPYNPFEDEENAEEEAPAAPDLATSPALAHPESTPKSLHPWYGITPTSSPKTKKRPAPRAPSASPLALHASRLSHSEPPSATPSPALSVESLSSESCSQTAGGELLEPPAVPKSSSEPAVHAPGTPGNPAGLSANSSLASSEELVQPRVEQMPQASPGLAPRTRGSPGPQLAKPCSAATPTPLLLVGESSPVPSPGSSSPQLQVKSSCKENPFNRKPSPAASPATKKATKGSKPVRPPAPGHGFPLIKRKVQADQYIPEEDIHGEMDTIERRLDALEHRGVLLEEKLRGGMNESREDDMLVDWFKLIHEKHLLVRRESELIYIFKQQNLEQRQADVEYELRCLLNKPEKDWTEEDRGREKVLMQELVTLIEQRNAIINCLDEDRQREEEEDKMLEAMIKKKEFQREAEPEGKKKGKFKTMKVLKLLGNKRDAKSKSPRDKS; encoded by the exons ATGGTCTCCATGAGCATCCCTGACTGCCTCAGCATCATGACCTATGTGTCCCAGTATTACCACCACTTCTCCAGTCCTGGCCAAG CCGGTGTCTCACCACCCAGAAAGGGCCTGGCACCCTGTTCTCCACCGTCTGTAGCACCCACTCCAGCAGAACCAGAAGATgtggctgag GGCGAGAAGCTCTCCTCGGGCAGCCTGTCGGAGCAGGGCACCGGTCAGACCCCCAGCAGCATGTGCGCTGCCTGCCATCAGCATGTGCACCTGGTGCAGCGCCACCTGGCTGAGGGCAGGCTGTACCACCGCCACTGCTTCCG ATGTCGGCGGTGCTCCAGCACTCTGCTCCCTGGGGCTTACAAGAATGGGCCCGAGGAGGGCACCTTTGTATGTGCAGAACACTGTGCCAGGCTGGGCCCAGGGGTGCGGTCGGGGACCAGGCCTGGGTCCTTCCCACAGCCAAagcagcagcaccagcagcaACTCGAGGAAGATGCCAAGGATCCTCCAGGAGGCAGCCCCAGCTCCAGTGCACctgcaggggctgaggcagatggacccAAGACCAGCCCTGACTCCCGGCCCCAGATCCCTACCAAGCCCCGGGTTTCTGGCAAACCTCAGGAGCTGGCCAGCCCCCCTGCTGGCCGCCCCACACCCGCCCCCAGGAAGGCCTCTGAGAGCACAGCCCCAGCACCCCCCACGCCCCGGCCCCGCTCCAGTCTGCAGCAGGAGAACCCGGTGGAGcaggccagcagcagcagcctgaTGAATG GAAGACTGCACGAACCACCTATCCCCAAGCCAAGGGGGACACCGAAGCCATCCGAGGG GACACCAGCCCCCAGGAAGGACCCCCCTTGGATCACACTGGTGCAGGCAGAACCAAAGAAGAAACCAGCCCCACTTCCCCCAAGCAGCAGCCCTGGGCCACCAAGCCAGGACAGCAGGCAGGTGGAGAACGGAGGCACCGAGGAGGTGGCCCAGCCCAGCCCGGCGGCCAGCCTGGAGCCCAAACCCTATAACCCCTTTGAGGATGAGGAGAACGCAGAGGAAGAGGCTCCAGCTGCACCCGACCTGGCTACCAGCCCTGCCCTGGCCCACCCAGAGTCCACACCCAAGTCTCTACACCCCTGGTACGGCATCACACCTACCAGCAGCCCCAAGACAAAGAAGCGCCCTGCGCCCCGCGCTCCCAGTGCATCCCCACTGG CTCTCCACGCCTCCCGCCTTTCGCACTCGGAGCCACCCTCGGCCACACCATCGCCAGCGCTCAGCGTGGAGAGCCTGTCGTCTGAGAGCTGCAGCCAGACTGCGGGTGGGGAGCTGCTGGAGCCGCCGGCTGTGCCCAAGAGCTCCTCAGAGCCTGCTGTCCATGCCCCTGGCACCCCTGGAAACCCTGCTGGCCTCTCTGCCAactcctccctggcctcctctGAGGAGTTAGTGCAGCCCAGAGTGGAACAGATGCCTCAAGCCAGCCCGGGCCTTGCCCCCAGGACCAGGGGCAGCCCAGGGCCCCAGCTGGCCAAGCCTTGCAGTGCTGCCACCCCAACGCCTCTCTTGTTGGTTGGAGAAAGCAGCCCTGTGCCATCCCCTGGAAGCTCGTCCCCACAGCTGCAGGTAAAG TCCTCCTGCAAGGAGAACCCTTTTAACCGGAAGCCATCACCTGCAGCGTCCCCAGCCACAAAGAAGGCCACCAAGGGATCCAAGCCAGTGAGGCCACCTGCCCCAGGACACGGCTTTCCGCTCATCAAACGCAAG GTCCAGGCTGACCAGTACATTCCTGAGGAGGACATCCATGGAGAGATGGACACCATTGAGCGCCGGCTGGATGCCCTGGAGCACCGTGGGGTGCTGCTGGAGGAGAAGCTGCGTGGCGGCATGAATG AGAGCCGTGAGGACGACATGCTGGTGGACTGGTTCAAGCTTATCCACGAGAAGCACCTACTGGTGCGACGAGAGTCTGAGCTCATCTACAT CTTTAAGCAGCAGAACCTGGAGCAGCGCCAGGCTGACGTCGAGTATGAGCTCCGGTGCCTCCTCAATAAGCCAG AAAAGGACTGGACGGAAGAGGACCGGGGCCGGGAGAAGGTGCTGATGCAGGAGCTTGTGACCCTCATTGAGCAGCGCAATGCCATCATCAACTGCCTGGATGAGGACCGGCAGAG ggaggaagaggaagacaagATGTTGGAAGCCATGATCAAGAAGAAAG AGTTCCAGAGGGAGGCTGAACCCGAGGGCAAGAAGAAGGGGAAGTTCAAGACCATGAAGGTGCTGAAGCTGCTAGGAAACAAACGTGATGCCAAGAGCAAGTCCCCCAGAGACAAGAGCTAA
- the MICALL1 gene encoding MICAL-like protein 1 isoform X4, with translation MVSMSIPDCLSIMTYVSQYYHHFSSPGQAGVSPPRKGLAPCSPPSVAPTPAEPEDVAEGEKLSSGSLSEQGTGQTPSSMCAACHQHVHLVQRHLAEGRLYHRHCFRCRRCSSTLLPGAYKNGPEEGTFVCAEHCARLGPGVRSGTRPGSFPQPKQQHQQQLEEDAKDPPGGSPSSSAPAGAEADGPKTSPDSRPQIPTKPRVSGKPQELASPPAGRPTPAPRKASESTAPAPPTPRPRSSLQQENPVEQASSSSLMNGRLHEPPIPKPRGTPKPSEGTPAPRKDPPWITLVQAEPKKKPAPLPPSSSPGPPSQDSRQVENGGTEEVAQPSPAASLEPKPYNPFEDEENAEEEAPAAPDLATSPALAHPESTPKSLHPWYGITPTSSPKTKKRPAPRAPSASPLALHASRLSHSEPPSATPSPALSVESLSSESCSQTAGGELLEPPAVPKSSSEPAVHAPGTPGNPAGLSANSSLASSEELVQPRVEQMPQASPGLAPRTRGSPGPQLAKPCSAATPTPLLLVGESSPVPSPGSSSPQLQSSCKENPFNRKPSPAASPATKKATKGSKPVRPPAPGHGFPLIKRKVQADQYIPEEDIHGEMDTIERRLDALEHRGVLLEEKLRGGMNESREDDMLVDWFKLIHEKHLLVRRESELIYIFKQQNLEQRQADVEYELRCLLNKPEKDWTEEDRGREKVLMQELVTLIEQRNAIINCLDEDRQREEEEDKMLEAMIKKKEFQREAEPEGKKKGKFKTMKVLKLLGNKRDAKSKSPRDKS, from the exons ATGGTCTCCATGAGCATCCCTGACTGCCTCAGCATCATGACCTATGTGTCCCAGTATTACCACCACTTCTCCAGTCCTGGCCAAG CCGGTGTCTCACCACCCAGAAAGGGCCTGGCACCCTGTTCTCCACCGTCTGTAGCACCCACTCCAGCAGAACCAGAAGATgtggctgag GGCGAGAAGCTCTCCTCGGGCAGCCTGTCGGAGCAGGGCACCGGTCAGACCCCCAGCAGCATGTGCGCTGCCTGCCATCAGCATGTGCACCTGGTGCAGCGCCACCTGGCTGAGGGCAGGCTGTACCACCGCCACTGCTTCCG ATGTCGGCGGTGCTCCAGCACTCTGCTCCCTGGGGCTTACAAGAATGGGCCCGAGGAGGGCACCTTTGTATGTGCAGAACACTGTGCCAGGCTGGGCCCAGGGGTGCGGTCGGGGACCAGGCCTGGGTCCTTCCCACAGCCAAagcagcagcaccagcagcaACTCGAGGAAGATGCCAAGGATCCTCCAGGAGGCAGCCCCAGCTCCAGTGCACctgcaggggctgaggcagatggacccAAGACCAGCCCTGACTCCCGGCCCCAGATCCCTACCAAGCCCCGGGTTTCTGGCAAACCTCAGGAGCTGGCCAGCCCCCCTGCTGGCCGCCCCACACCCGCCCCCAGGAAGGCCTCTGAGAGCACAGCCCCAGCACCCCCCACGCCCCGGCCCCGCTCCAGTCTGCAGCAGGAGAACCCGGTGGAGcaggccagcagcagcagcctgaTGAATG GAAGACTGCACGAACCACCTATCCCCAAGCCAAGGGGGACACCGAAGCCATCCGAGGG GACACCAGCCCCCAGGAAGGACCCCCCTTGGATCACACTGGTGCAGGCAGAACCAAAGAAGAAACCAGCCCCACTTCCCCCAAGCAGCAGCCCTGGGCCACCAAGCCAGGACAGCAGGCAGGTGGAGAACGGAGGCACCGAGGAGGTGGCCCAGCCCAGCCCGGCGGCCAGCCTGGAGCCCAAACCCTATAACCCCTTTGAGGATGAGGAGAACGCAGAGGAAGAGGCTCCAGCTGCACCCGACCTGGCTACCAGCCCTGCCCTGGCCCACCCAGAGTCCACACCCAAGTCTCTACACCCCTGGTACGGCATCACACCTACCAGCAGCCCCAAGACAAAGAAGCGCCCTGCGCCCCGCGCTCCCAGTGCATCCCCACTGG CTCTCCACGCCTCCCGCCTTTCGCACTCGGAGCCACCCTCGGCCACACCATCGCCAGCGCTCAGCGTGGAGAGCCTGTCGTCTGAGAGCTGCAGCCAGACTGCGGGTGGGGAGCTGCTGGAGCCGCCGGCTGTGCCCAAGAGCTCCTCAGAGCCTGCTGTCCATGCCCCTGGCACCCCTGGAAACCCTGCTGGCCTCTCTGCCAactcctccctggcctcctctGAGGAGTTAGTGCAGCCCAGAGTGGAACAGATGCCTCAAGCCAGCCCGGGCCTTGCCCCCAGGACCAGGGGCAGCCCAGGGCCCCAGCTGGCCAAGCCTTGCAGTGCTGCCACCCCAACGCCTCTCTTGTTGGTTGGAGAAAGCAGCCCTGTGCCATCCCCTGGAAGCTCGTCCCCACAGCTGCAG TCCTCCTGCAAGGAGAACCCTTTTAACCGGAAGCCATCACCTGCAGCGTCCCCAGCCACAAAGAAGGCCACCAAGGGATCCAAGCCAGTGAGGCCACCTGCCCCAGGACACGGCTTTCCGCTCATCAAACGCAAG GTCCAGGCTGACCAGTACATTCCTGAGGAGGACATCCATGGAGAGATGGACACCATTGAGCGCCGGCTGGATGCCCTGGAGCACCGTGGGGTGCTGCTGGAGGAGAAGCTGCGTGGCGGCATGAATG AGAGCCGTGAGGACGACATGCTGGTGGACTGGTTCAAGCTTATCCACGAGAAGCACCTACTGGTGCGACGAGAGTCTGAGCTCATCTACAT CTTTAAGCAGCAGAACCTGGAGCAGCGCCAGGCTGACGTCGAGTATGAGCTCCGGTGCCTCCTCAATAAGCCAG AAAAGGACTGGACGGAAGAGGACCGGGGCCGGGAGAAGGTGCTGATGCAGGAGCTTGTGACCCTCATTGAGCAGCGCAATGCCATCATCAACTGCCTGGATGAGGACCGGCAGAG ggaggaagaggaagacaagATGTTGGAAGCCATGATCAAGAAGAAAG AGTTCCAGAGGGAGGCTGAACCCGAGGGCAAGAAGAAGGGGAAGTTCAAGACCATGAAGGTGCTGAAGCTGCTAGGAAACAAACGTGATGCCAAGAGCAAGTCCCCCAGAGACAAGAGCTAA